In one Candidatus Neomarinimicrobiota bacterium genomic region, the following are encoded:
- the rdgB gene encoding RdgB/HAM1 family non-canonical purine NTP pyrophosphatase has product MQIVIATRNDDKYKEIRDILRDKDIEILSLKDFPDAPEVEETGATLDENALLKAKSAAEATGLPAIADDTGLMVDELEGAPGVMSARFAGENATYGDNCSLLLSKLNGVQDEKRTAQFVCIAALVDASVSIITRGEVGGVILKEPRGENGFGYDSIFLPDNSELSFGEMTIEEKKLIGHRGKAFNEMLKIITDIY; this is encoded by the coding sequence ATGCAGATAGTAATTGCGACCAGAAACGACGATAAATATAAAGAAATTAGGGATATATTGCGGGATAAGGACATTGAAATCCTTTCTTTAAAGGATTTTCCTGATGCGCCTGAAGTAGAAGAAACGGGAGCTACTTTAGATGAAAACGCGCTACTTAAGGCTAAAAGCGCAGCTGAAGCAACCGGTTTGCCTGCAATTGCAGATGATACAGGATTAATGGTAGATGAGCTCGAGGGAGCTCCGGGTGTGATGTCCGCACGATTTGCGGGCGAAAATGCCACTTATGGAGATAATTGTTCTCTATTGCTTTCAAAGCTGAATGGCGTTCAGGATGAAAAAAGGACTGCACAGTTTGTATGTATAGCGGCGCTGGTTGATGCAAGCGTTTCTATTATTACAAGGGGAGAGGTGGGTGGAGTCATTTTAAAGGAACCAAGAGGAGAAAATGGTTTTGGATACGATTCGATTTTTCTACCGGATAATTCGGAATTGTCTTTTGGGGAGATGACGATTGAAGAAAAAAAGTTGATCGGACACCGTGGTAAAGCGTTTAACGAGATGTTAAAAATAATAACGGATATATATTAA